Proteins from one Paraburkholderia sp. BL10I2N1 genomic window:
- a CDS encoding LysE family translocator: MTGHAYFSTGLLLAYAAYFVGTASPGPSNLAIMSIAANHGRKAALMFALGVISGSMFWATVATLGVSAALIAYSQFIIAVKIFGGLYLLWLAFKSGRNALATATASVLKVERTPTLTSVYARGAMLHLTNPKAILVWVSIVALSSNSTGSSHSALIPGCAAIGCLVFGGYAVLFSTDSARRMYVRTRRALEGCLAVVFGIAGIRLLASRV, encoded by the coding sequence ATGACTGGACACGCCTACTTCTCGACAGGCCTGCTGCTTGCCTATGCAGCGTATTTCGTTGGCACCGCGAGTCCCGGGCCGAGCAACCTTGCAATTATGTCCATAGCGGCCAATCATGGCCGGAAAGCGGCGTTGATGTTCGCACTCGGCGTGATCTCGGGGTCGATGTTTTGGGCGACGGTGGCAACGCTAGGCGTGTCGGCTGCCCTGATCGCCTATTCTCAATTCATCATTGCAGTCAAGATTTTTGGTGGTCTATATCTCTTGTGGCTGGCCTTCAAATCCGGACGCAATGCGCTTGCGACAGCAACTGCATCCGTGCTGAAGGTCGAACGAACGCCGACATTGACGAGCGTCTACGCCCGCGGCGCGATGCTCCATCTCACCAATCCAAAAGCTATCCTCGTGTGGGTTTCAATTGTTGCTCTATCGTCGAACAGCACGGGATCTTCCCATAGTGCTTTAATTCCAGGCTGTGCGGCCATCGGATGCCTGGTGTTCGGCGGCTATGCCGTACTGTTTTCGACGGACTCGGCTCGCAGGATGTACGTGCGGACCCGTCGCGCACTGGAAGGCTGCCTCGCCGTAGTATTCGGGATTGCCGGGATCAGACTGCTGGCGTCGCGTGTTTAG
- a CDS encoding LysR family transcriptional regulator has product MKQNFTVSQGVLDGVEVFLSVAQHRSFRKAAAELGVTPSAISQTVRVLEARIGAALFIRTTRSVGLTEAGERFLARAKPAFEELVAASEVAREFGQRPAGLLRLSVPRAVIPILQELIASFCRAYPEVEVELAASKEVIDLAAEGFDAAVRQGHLVAPDMVAVPLTPPFRLIVVGSPAYFAEHSQPRHPNDLRQHACLRWRRSNGALALWSFNDNDNDQTIEIAVSGPLIVSDFPTMLGAAIEGMGLAQLPEPLAATGLKSGELVQVLEAYAPVRPGVFLCYPGRQQIMPKLRAFIDHVKSRAAGDGKVRVQADARRAGSRKRG; this is encoded by the coding sequence ATGAAGCAGAACTTCACAGTCAGCCAGGGCGTGCTCGACGGCGTGGAGGTGTTCCTGAGCGTTGCCCAGCATCGCAGTTTTCGCAAGGCAGCCGCGGAGCTCGGCGTGACGCCGTCGGCTATCAGCCAGACGGTGCGTGTACTCGAAGCGCGCATTGGTGCAGCGCTCTTCATACGCACCACGCGCAGTGTCGGCTTGACCGAAGCCGGCGAGCGATTTCTTGCGCGCGCAAAGCCCGCCTTCGAGGAACTGGTCGCCGCCAGTGAGGTTGCGCGTGAATTCGGCCAGCGGCCCGCCGGATTGCTGCGTCTCTCTGTGCCGCGCGCGGTCATCCCGATTCTGCAGGAGCTGATCGCATCGTTCTGCCGGGCTTATCCCGAGGTCGAGGTGGAGCTTGCTGCGAGCAAGGAGGTGATCGACCTCGCGGCCGAAGGATTCGATGCCGCCGTCCGGCAGGGGCATCTCGTTGCTCCCGACATGGTCGCAGTGCCGTTGACGCCACCATTTCGTCTCATCGTCGTCGGCAGCCCTGCCTACTTCGCGGAGCACAGCCAGCCCAGGCACCCGAACGATCTGCGCCAACATGCATGCTTGCGATGGCGGCGATCCAACGGCGCGCTCGCGCTATGGTCATTCAACGACAACGACAACGACCAGACGATCGAGATCGCCGTATCCGGCCCCCTCATCGTCAGTGACTTTCCCACCATGCTTGGCGCGGCGATCGAAGGCATGGGCCTTGCCCAGCTACCTGAACCGCTGGCAGCTACCGGGTTGAAATCCGGAGAACTGGTACAGGTGCTGGAGGCATACGCGCCGGTGAGGCCGGGGGTGTTTCTCTGCTATCCAGGCCGCCAGCAGATCATGCCGAAGCTGCGCGCGTTCATCGATCATGTGAAAAGCCGCGCGGCTGGCGATGGCAAGGTCCGGGTACAAGCTGACGCGAGGCGCGCGGGGTCTCGAAAAAGAGGCTGA
- a CDS encoding aldehyde dehydrogenase (NADP(+)), with the protein MQITGEMLIGGASVRGAAGTMFAFDPARGTALEPPFGESSADDVDRACWLAHAAFDMFRAAPFETRARFLETIAENILALGDALIERAHQESALPVARLEGERGRTIGQLRLFASHVRDGRWLAATIDSAQPERKPLPRADLRLQKVPVGPVAVFGASNFPLAFSVAGGDTASAFAAGCPVVVKAHPAHLGTSELVGRAIQQAVRACGLPEGTFSLAIGAGNAIGGALVAHPAIKAVGFTGSRGGGLALMDIAAKRREPIPVYAEMSSINPFFVLPGALAKRGAEIARGFVDSLTLGVGQFCTNPGLVVVLDGPDTQAFVDAAAQALGQKGAQTMLTAGIAAAYANGIAKRGAGADVRALARGADTDAKSAACPALFATTQQAFVSDPQLEDEIFGPTSLIVTCKNVDEMIALAEHVEGQLTATLHVEADDVALARRLLPTLERKAGRILANGYPTGVEVSHAMVHGGPFPATSDPRTTSVGATAIERFLRPVCYQDLPAELLPPALQDDNPLDLWRVRDGRLGHG; encoded by the coding sequence ATGCAGATCACCGGAGAGATGTTGATTGGCGGCGCGTCGGTACGCGGCGCGGCAGGGACGATGTTCGCGTTCGACCCGGCGCGCGGCACGGCGCTCGAGCCGCCGTTTGGGGAGAGCAGCGCGGACGACGTCGATCGCGCGTGCTGGCTCGCGCACGCGGCGTTCGATATGTTCCGGGCGGCGCCGTTCGAAACGCGCGCGCGCTTTCTCGAGACGATCGCCGAGAACATTCTCGCGCTCGGCGACGCGCTGATCGAGCGCGCGCATCAGGAATCGGCGCTGCCGGTCGCGCGGCTCGAAGGCGAGCGCGGGCGGACGATCGGGCAATTGCGGCTCTTTGCGTCGCACGTGCGCGACGGGCGCTGGCTCGCCGCGACGATCGATTCCGCGCAGCCCGAGCGCAAGCCGCTGCCGCGTGCGGATCTGCGTCTGCAGAAGGTTCCGGTCGGGCCGGTCGCGGTGTTCGGCGCGAGCAATTTCCCGCTTGCGTTCTCGGTCGCGGGCGGCGATACCGCATCCGCGTTCGCGGCCGGGTGCCCGGTCGTCGTGAAGGCGCATCCCGCGCATCTCGGCACGTCGGAGCTCGTCGGGCGCGCGATCCAGCAGGCGGTGCGCGCGTGCGGGCTGCCGGAAGGCACGTTCTCGCTCGCGATCGGCGCGGGCAACGCGATCGGCGGGGCGCTCGTCGCGCATCCGGCGATCAAGGCGGTCGGCTTCACCGGCTCGCGCGGCGGCGGCCTCGCGCTGATGGACATCGCCGCGAAGCGTCGTGAGCCGATTCCGGTGTATGCGGAGATGAGCAGCATCAATCCGTTCTTCGTGCTGCCGGGCGCGCTCGCGAAGCGCGGCGCGGAGATCGCGCGCGGGTTCGTCGATTCGCTGACGCTCGGCGTCGGGCAGTTCTGCACGAATCCGGGGCTCGTCGTCGTGCTCGACGGGCCGGATACGCAGGCGTTCGTGGATGCGGCCGCCCAGGCGCTCGGGCAGAAGGGCGCGCAGACGATGCTGACCGCCGGCATTGCGGCCGCGTATGCGAACGGCATCGCCAAGCGTGGGGCGGGCGCGGACGTGCGTGCTCTCGCGCGCGGCGCCGACACGGACGCGAAGAGCGCCGCGTGCCCGGCGTTGTTCGCGACGACCCAGCAAGCGTTCGTGTCGGACCCGCAACTCGAGGACGAGATCTTCGGGCCGACGTCGCTGATCGTGACCTGCAAGAACGTCGACGAGATGATCGCGCTCGCGGAGCACGTCGAAGGGCAGCTCACGGCGACGCTGCACGTCGAGGCGGACGACGTCGCGCTCGCGCGGCGCCTGCTGCCGACGCTCGAACGCAAGGCGGGACGGATTCTCGCGAACGGCTATCCGACCGGCGTCGAGGTGTCGCATGCGATGGTGCATGGCGGGCCGTTCCCGGCGACGTCCGATCCGCGCACGACATCGGTCGGCGCGACGGCGATCGAGCGTTTTCTGCGGCCGGTTTGCTATCAGGATCTACCTGCGGAACTGCTGCCGCCCGCGCTGCAAGACGACAACCCGCTCGATCTCTGGCGGGTGCGCGACGGCCGGCTCGGCCACGGCTAA
- a CDS encoding amidohydrolase family protein has translation MCSQAVADPRADDAALALPDAIVDAHHHLWRLNGEVRYPWLQGAYDPEHFILGDYVDLCNDFGVDEFRRAAGGAPVVASVHVEAECLRDDALAETRWLHDVAARHPIPSAVVAWVDLLADDADERLAEQAAYPLVRGVRFKPRTSATPDATVDGPGALSDPRWPRALERLAAHGLRWDLRVPFWHLDETAARLADAPAVDVVLEHAGLPWDRSDTGLARWRRGMEALAEQPRVSVKLSEFGLRDAAWNDAENRRIIGDAVAIFGAERSMFASNFPVAGLRIAYPALVRTFAAAMADRQLSDAARRAIWHDNAIRIYRIDLDEPRKLGTQTGR, from the coding sequence ATGTGCTCGCAGGCGGTCGCTGATCCGCGCGCGGACGACGCGGCGCTCGCGCTGCCCGATGCGATCGTCGACGCGCACCATCACTTGTGGCGCCTGAACGGCGAAGTCCGCTATCCATGGCTGCAGGGCGCGTACGATCCCGAGCACTTCATCCTCGGCGATTACGTGGACCTGTGCAACGACTTCGGCGTCGACGAATTCCGGCGCGCGGCCGGCGGCGCGCCGGTCGTCGCGAGTGTGCACGTCGAGGCGGAGTGCCTGCGCGACGACGCGCTCGCGGAAACGCGCTGGCTGCATGACGTCGCGGCGCGTCATCCGATTCCGTCGGCCGTCGTCGCGTGGGTCGACCTGCTCGCCGACGATGCCGACGAGCGCCTCGCTGAGCAGGCCGCGTATCCGCTCGTGCGCGGCGTGCGCTTCAAGCCGCGCACGTCGGCGACGCCGGACGCCACGGTCGACGGCCCTGGCGCGCTGAGCGACCCGCGCTGGCCCCGCGCGCTCGAACGGCTCGCCGCGCATGGGCTGCGCTGGGATCTGCGCGTGCCGTTCTGGCATCTCGACGAAACGGCCGCGCGGCTCGCCGATGCGCCAGCCGTCGACGTCGTGCTCGAACACGCGGGGCTGCCGTGGGACCGTTCGGACACAGGCCTCGCGCGCTGGCGGCGCGGGATGGAGGCGCTCGCCGAGCAGCCGCGCGTGTCGGTGAAGCTGTCCGAATTCGGGCTGCGCGACGCCGCATGGAACGACGCGGAGAATCGCCGCATCATCGGCGACGCGGTCGCGATCTTCGGCGCCGAGCGCAGCATGTTCGCGAGCAACTTCCCGGTCGCCGGATTGCGGATCGCGTATCCGGCGCTGGTGCGGACGTTCGCGGCCGCGATGGCGGACCGGCAGCTGAGCGACGCGGCACGCCGCGCGATCTGGCATGACAACGCGATCCGGATCTACCGGATCGATCTCGACGAACCTCGCAAACTGGGCACACAGACAGGACGATGA
- a CDS encoding YncE family protein produces the protein MNHILLLVQKCAHTFSFYDLETKAALKHIVLPSFPHEFTVDAERRFAYVGIFGIETAWTRGQDGDHRIAEIDLHERKLTRMLDLWPYYRPHGMASDADGRLYAMSEASDMLLVFDRPREQTVPNMAVPSGGVKTHLVTLTRDASRAYGVHLLSNTVTRFDPRDATVTPRAVMPGPRPEGNALSSDEKTLFVANRGDDTLVAIDTATMTCGRRVKTRSDPNRIYRTSSVDGRDLLLLTNSGEQSISVFDAERLEEIERIALPANPTALSFHPSRPAAYVSFQDDHVRELDLTAWCFVNEMPTLREPDASYVLAGGR, from the coding sequence ATGAACCACATCCTGCTGCTGGTGCAGAAATGCGCCCATACCTTCAGCTTCTACGATCTCGAGACGAAGGCGGCGCTCAAGCACATCGTGCTGCCGAGCTTCCCGCACGAGTTCACCGTCGACGCGGAGCGCCGCTTCGCGTACGTTGGCATCTTCGGGATCGAAACCGCGTGGACGCGCGGCCAGGACGGCGATCACCGGATCGCCGAGATCGATCTGCACGAGCGCAAACTCACGCGGATGCTCGACCTTTGGCCGTACTACCGGCCACACGGGATGGCGAGCGACGCCGACGGGCGCCTGTACGCGATGAGCGAGGCAAGCGACATGCTGCTCGTGTTCGATCGTCCGCGCGAGCAGACTGTGCCGAACATGGCGGTGCCGTCCGGAGGTGTGAAGACGCACCTCGTCACGTTGACGCGCGACGCGAGCCGCGCATACGGCGTGCATCTGCTGTCGAACACGGTCACGCGGTTCGATCCGCGCGATGCGACGGTGACGCCGCGCGCGGTGATGCCGGGGCCGCGCCCCGAAGGCAACGCTCTGTCGAGCGACGAGAAGACGCTCTTCGTCGCGAACCGCGGCGACGACACGCTCGTCGCGATCGACACCGCGACGATGACCTGCGGCCGCCGCGTGAAGACGCGCAGCGATCCGAACCGCATTTACCGGACGAGTTCGGTCGACGGCCGCGACCTGCTGCTGCTGACGAATTCGGGCGAGCAGTCGATCTCGGTATTCGACGCGGAGCGGCTCGAGGAAATCGAGCGCATCGCGTTGCCGGCGAATCCGACCGCGCTGTCGTTCCATCCGTCGCGGCCCGCCGCGTACGTGTCGTTCCAGGACGATCACGTGCGCGAGCTCGACCTGACTGCGTGGTGCTTTGTCAACGAGATGCCGACGCTGCGCGAGCCGGACGCCTCCTATGTGCTCGCAGGCGGTCGCTGA
- a CDS encoding MFS transporter, with translation MTMLTPANPAYDAGEAIPRRRWLRVIPPLLLACIISYMDRVNIAFAMPGGMNADLGMDATMAGLAGGIFFFGYLFLQIPGGKRAALGSGKKFIAWSLISWAALSGLTGLVTHTWELLTLRFLLGVAEGGMLPVVLTMVSNWFPDRERGRANAMVIMFVPLAGMITAPLSGYILAAYDWRHLFFSTGVLSLLFLIVWMLFADDGPKTARWVSPREKAYILDALREEQERKRASGTPDAASFGAMMRNPTIWLLIAINFCYQVGIYGYTMWLPTLLKNLTHTGMGNIGLLAMLPYIAMMVGMFATSYLSDRTGKRRLFVLLPLVGFAACLTLSVLTHETMLVSFAFLIGCGFFLQAAAGVFWAIPPKLCSPETAGSARGLINALGNLGGFCGPYAVGVLTQHVSSAAGVYSLAVTLAVAGLLALTLPKRCED, from the coding sequence ATGACCATGCTGACCCCGGCCAACCCGGCTTACGACGCCGGCGAAGCCATTCCACGCCGCCGCTGGCTGCGCGTGATTCCGCCGCTGCTGCTCGCGTGCATCATCTCTTACATGGATCGCGTGAACATCGCGTTCGCGATGCCGGGCGGGATGAACGCCGATCTCGGCATGGACGCGACGATGGCCGGTCTGGCCGGCGGGATCTTCTTCTTCGGCTACCTGTTCCTCCAGATTCCCGGCGGCAAGCGCGCGGCGCTCGGCAGCGGCAAGAAATTCATCGCGTGGTCGCTCATCAGCTGGGCCGCGCTGTCGGGGCTGACCGGCCTCGTCACGCATACGTGGGAGCTGCTGACGCTGCGCTTCCTGCTCGGCGTCGCCGAAGGCGGGATGCTGCCCGTCGTGCTGACGATGGTCAGCAACTGGTTCCCCGATCGCGAACGCGGGCGCGCGAACGCGATGGTCATCATGTTCGTGCCGCTCGCCGGGATGATCACCGCGCCGCTGTCCGGCTACATCCTCGCCGCGTACGACTGGCGCCACCTGTTCTTCAGCACGGGCGTGCTGTCGCTGCTGTTCCTGATCGTCTGGATGCTGTTCGCCGACGACGGCCCGAAGACCGCGCGCTGGGTATCGCCGCGCGAGAAGGCGTACATCCTCGACGCGCTGCGCGAAGAGCAGGAGCGCAAGCGCGCGTCGGGCACGCCGGACGCGGCCTCGTTCGGCGCGATGATGCGCAACCCGACGATCTGGCTGCTGATCGCGATCAACTTCTGCTACCAGGTCGGCATCTACGGCTACACGATGTGGTTGCCGACGCTGCTGAAGAACCTCACGCACACCGGGATGGGCAATATCGGCCTGCTCGCGATGCTGCCTTACATCGCGATGATGGTCGGCATGTTCGCGACGTCGTATCTGTCCGACCGGACCGGCAAGCGCCGCCTGTTCGTGCTGCTGCCGCTCGTCGGCTTCGCCGCATGCCTCACGCTGTCGGTGCTGACGCACGAGACGATGCTCGTGTCGTTCGCGTTCCTGATCGGCTGCGGCTTCTTCCTGCAGGCGGCAGCCGGCGTGTTCTGGGCGATTCCGCCGAAGCTCTGCAGCCCTGAGACCGCCGGCAGTGCGCGCGGCCTGATTAACGCGCTCGGCAACCTCGGCGGCTTCTGCGGCCCGTACGCGGTCGGTGTGCTGACCCAGCACGTGAGCTCGGCGGCCGGCGTGTACAGCCTCGCGGTCACGCTCGCGGTGGCCGGCCTGCTCGCGCTGACGCTGCCGAAGCGCTGCGAGGACTGA
- a CDS encoding dihydrodipicolinate synthase family protein, which translates to MKARYQGVFPVAPTIFTEDGALDLDGQRRCLDFMIDAGSQGICIHANYSEQFALGDDERELITRTTLEHVAGRVPVIVTTSHFSARICAERNRHAQALGAAMVMVMPPYHGATFRVSEAQIQAFFEEVTDGLDIPLMIQDAPASGTTLSAPFLAKLARQIEALSYFKIETAGAASKLRELIALGGEAIEGPWDGEEGITLLADLDAGATGAMTGGGYPDGIRQITDAYFAGKRDEAVAQYARWLPLINYENRQAGFLTAKALLKEGGVIACDKARAPWPELHPQVRAGLLDAARRLDPLVLRWGR; encoded by the coding sequence ATGAAAGCTCGTTACCAAGGCGTGTTCCCAGTCGCGCCGACGATCTTCACCGAGGACGGCGCGCTCGACCTCGACGGCCAGCGCCGCTGCCTCGACTTCATGATCGACGCGGGCTCGCAGGGGATCTGCATCCACGCGAACTATTCGGAGCAGTTCGCGCTCGGCGACGATGAGCGCGAACTGATCACGCGCACGACGCTCGAGCACGTCGCCGGCCGCGTGCCGGTGATCGTCACGACGTCGCACTTCAGCGCGCGGATCTGCGCGGAGCGCAATCGTCACGCGCAGGCGCTGGGCGCCGCGATGGTGATGGTGATGCCGCCATATCACGGCGCGACGTTCCGCGTGTCCGAAGCGCAGATCCAGGCGTTCTTCGAGGAAGTGACCGACGGCCTCGACATCCCGCTGATGATCCAGGACGCGCCCGCGAGCGGCACGACACTGTCCGCTCCGTTCCTCGCAAAGCTCGCGCGCCAGATCGAGGCCTTGTCGTACTTCAAGATCGAGACCGCGGGTGCCGCGTCGAAACTGCGCGAGCTTATCGCGCTCGGCGGCGAGGCGATCGAAGGCCCGTGGGACGGCGAGGAGGGGATCACGCTGCTCGCCGATCTCGACGCGGGCGCGACCGGCGCGATGACGGGCGGCGGCTATCCGGACGGGATTCGCCAGATCACCGACGCGTACTTCGCGGGCAAGCGCGACGAAGCGGTCGCGCAGTACGCGCGCTGGCTGCCGCTGATCAACTACGAGAACCGCCAGGCAGGCTTTCTGACCGCGAAGGCGCTGTTGAAGGAAGGCGGCGTGATCGCGTGCGACAAGGCGCGCGCGCCGTGGCCCGAGCTGCATCCGCAGGTTCGCGCTGGGCTGCTCGACGCCGCGCGCCGGCTCGATCCGCTCGTGCTGCGCTGGGGCCGCTGA
- a CDS encoding L-rhamnonate dehydratase — MKIKSVRARVFQWKGKTVPPQGNFCANAMDLLYAPQETMSTFRFHSWTVIEVETDDGTVGYGNVALAPQVAKVIIDQYLAPLVIGQDPWDYEYLNQRMYRATHAWGRKGIGMAAISGVDIAIWDILGKSVGKPVFKLLGGRTKEKIPCYYSKLYRTDLKEMQAEAQKFLDQGFRAFKMRFGYGPAHGQQGVVENLKSVAAVREVIGYDNDLMLECYMGWNLEYAKRILPKLEKYQPRWLEEPVIADDMDGYAELNQLTSIPISGGEHEFTLYGFKQLLDRKAVSVVQYDTNRVGGITMAHKINALCEAYSVPVIPHAGQMHNYHLTMSTLASPMSEYFPMFDVEVGNELFYYIFDGEPVAENGYLQLRDDVPGLGLTLKTEFLDQFEIVE, encoded by the coding sequence ATGAAGATCAAGTCCGTCCGCGCCCGCGTATTCCAATGGAAGGGCAAGACCGTGCCGCCGCAGGGCAATTTCTGCGCGAATGCGATGGACCTGCTGTACGCGCCGCAGGAAACGATGAGCACGTTCCGCTTCCATTCGTGGACGGTCATCGAAGTCGAGACCGACGACGGGACTGTCGGCTACGGCAACGTCGCGCTCGCGCCGCAGGTCGCGAAGGTGATCATCGACCAGTACCTCGCGCCGCTCGTGATCGGCCAGGACCCGTGGGACTACGAGTACCTGAACCAGCGGATGTACCGCGCGACGCACGCATGGGGGCGCAAGGGGATCGGGATGGCCGCGATCTCGGGCGTCGACATCGCGATCTGGGACATCCTCGGCAAGAGCGTTGGCAAGCCGGTCTTCAAGCTGCTCGGCGGCCGCACGAAGGAGAAGATTCCGTGCTACTACTCGAAGCTCTATCGCACCGACCTCAAGGAAATGCAGGCCGAGGCGCAGAAATTCCTCGACCAGGGCTTCCGAGCATTCAAGATGCGCTTCGGCTACGGGCCCGCGCACGGGCAGCAGGGCGTCGTCGAGAACCTGAAGTCGGTCGCCGCGGTCCGTGAAGTGATCGGCTACGACAACGACCTGATGCTCGAGTGCTACATGGGCTGGAACCTCGAGTATGCGAAGCGGATTCTGCCGAAGCTCGAGAAGTATCAGCCGCGCTGGCTGGAAGAGCCAGTGATCGCCGACGACATGGACGGCTACGCGGAGCTGAACCAGCTGACGAGCATCCCGATCTCGGGCGGCGAGCACGAGTTCACGCTGTACGGCTTCAAGCAGCTGCTCGACCGCAAGGCGGTGTCGGTGGTCCAGTACGACACGAACCGCGTCGGCGGCATCACGATGGCGCACAAGATCAACGCGCTGTGCGAAGCGTACAGCGTGCCGGTGATCCCGCATGCGGGCCAGATGCACAACTATCATCTGACGATGAGCACGCTCGCGTCGCCGATGAGCGAGTACTTCCCGATGTTCGACGTCGAGGTCGGCAACGAGCTGTTCTACTACATCTTCGACGGCGAGCCGGTCGCCGAGAACGGCTACCTGCAGTTGCGCGACGACGTGCCGGGTCTCGGCCTCACGCTGAAGACCGAGTTCCTCGACCAGTTCGAGATCGTGGAGTGA
- a CDS encoding 4-hydroxythreonine-4-phosphate dehydrogenase PdxA — protein MTAPSTLPVVALTLGDPAGIGAELIAKLLARPDATSRANLVLIGDRWLWEAGQRVAGVQVDVEPIASLAAARNRPSIARPAFVEVDTIDPAQVKVGEVCAAGGHSVLTVLNLCMDATLAGEVDAICFAPLNKHAMKLGGLKHEDELHHFAEYLGVTGYFCEFNTLGELWTSRISSHVPLKDAPGYLSVERIEQASELIYRSLLANGIAAPKIAIAAFNPHGGDGGSCGREEIDIIEPAVTKLQARDWPTDAPFHGPFPADTIFLKAQAGDYQAIVTMYHDQGQIAIKLLGFSRGVTVQGGLPVPITTPAHGTAYDIAGRGTADVGATWQALQIACRMGAARRQQTISA, from the coding sequence ATGACGGCCCCGTCGACCTTGCCCGTCGTCGCGCTGACGCTCGGCGATCCCGCTGGCATCGGTGCCGAGCTGATCGCGAAGCTGCTCGCGCGCCCCGACGCGACGTCCCGCGCGAACCTGGTGCTGATCGGCGACCGCTGGCTGTGGGAAGCCGGCCAGCGCGTCGCCGGCGTGCAAGTCGACGTCGAGCCGATCGCGTCGCTCGCCGCCGCGCGCAACCGGCCGTCGATCGCGCGTCCCGCGTTCGTCGAAGTCGACACGATCGACCCGGCACAAGTGAAGGTCGGCGAGGTCTGCGCGGCCGGCGGCCACTCGGTGCTGACCGTGCTGAACCTGTGCATGGACGCCACGCTCGCCGGCGAGGTCGACGCGATCTGCTTCGCGCCGCTGAACAAGCACGCGATGAAGCTCGGCGGCCTGAAGCACGAGGACGAGCTCCACCACTTCGCCGAATACCTCGGCGTGACCGGCTACTTCTGCGAATTCAACACCCTCGGCGAGCTGTGGACGTCGCGCATCTCGTCGCACGTGCCACTGAAGGACGCGCCGGGCTACCTGAGCGTCGAGCGGATCGAGCAGGCTTCGGAGTTGATCTACCGGTCGCTGCTCGCGAACGGCATCGCGGCGCCAAAGATCGCGATCGCCGCGTTCAATCCGCACGGCGGCGACGGCGGCAGCTGCGGCCGCGAAGAGATCGACATCATCGAGCCCGCGGTGACGAAGCTGCAGGCGCGCGACTGGCCGACCGACGCGCCGTTCCACGGCCCGTTCCCCGCCGACACGATCTTCCTGAAGGCGCAGGCCGGCGATTACCAGGCGATCGTCACGATGTACCACGACCAGGGGCAGATCGCGATCAAGCTGCTCGGTTTCTCGCGCGGCGTGACCGTGCAGGGCGGGCTGCCCGTGCCGATCACGACGCCCGCGCACGGCACTGCGTATGACATCGCGGGCCGCGGCACCGCCGACGTCGGCGCGACCTGGCAGGCCTTGCAGATCGCCTGCCGGATGGGCGCCGCGCGCCGGCAGCAGACGATTTCCGCGTAA
- a CDS encoding LysR family transcriptional regulator, translated as MGSIDKRDSTPQLLNRLRMRQIALLLAVDECSTLHAAADRLGLTQPAATKMLHELENALGQRLFDRVGRGLVLNPAGERVLGYFRGIRGSMEALNRELAELQLGSAGRLAIGSIMAASPGRLTEALVQLKARYPLLAIDIAVDTSDRLMPQLQEGVLEVVIGRDAGSDCVFRAVDDEALAVVSGRNHPLAGAGPVGFDALLEYPWILQPGGSPAREVIEGEFRMHHEPMPRGLIETGSMLTTMNLVDRSQMLGVIPLTVAQRNVEHGLVAIVDYTLAQKLPSYGSLVRRDRPLSIPARQFLTLFHHEDDGEQPGGQLSGVDTSST; from the coding sequence ATGGGCTCGATCGACAAACGCGACTCGACGCCGCAGCTGCTGAACCGGCTGCGGATGCGTCAGATCGCGCTGTTGCTCGCAGTCGACGAATGCTCGACGCTGCACGCGGCGGCCGACCGGCTCGGCCTCACGCAGCCGGCCGCGACAAAGATGCTGCACGAACTCGAGAACGCGCTCGGTCAGCGGCTGTTCGATCGCGTCGGGCGCGGCCTCGTGTTGAATCCGGCCGGCGAGCGCGTGCTCGGCTACTTTCGCGGGATCCGGGGCAGCATGGAGGCGCTGAACCGCGAGCTCGCGGAGCTGCAGCTCGGCAGCGCCGGGCGGCTCGCGATCGGCAGCATCATGGCCGCGTCGCCGGGGCGGCTCACCGAGGCGCTCGTGCAGCTGAAGGCGCGCTATCCGCTGCTCGCGATCGACATCGCGGTCGACACCAGCGACCGGCTGATGCCGCAATTGCAGGAAGGCGTGCTCGAGGTCGTGATCGGCCGCGACGCCGGCAGCGACTGCGTGTTCCGCGCGGTCGACGACGAGGCGCTCGCGGTCGTCTCCGGCCGCAACCATCCGCTCGCGGGCGCGGGGCCGGTCGGGTTCGACGCGCTGCTCGAGTATCCGTGGATCCTGCAGCCGGGCGGCAGCCCGGCGCGCGAGGTCATCGAGGGCGAGTTCCGGATGCATCACGAGCCGATGCCGCGCGGGCTGATCGAGACCGGCTCGATGCTGACGACGATGAACCTCGTCGACCGCTCGCAGATGCTCGGCGTGATCCCGCTGACGGTCGCGCAGCGCAACGTGGAGCACGGGCTCGTCGCGATCGTCGACTACACGCTTGCGCAGAAGCTGCCGTCGTACGGCAGCCTCGTCCGGCGCGACCGGCCGCTCAGCATCCCCGCGCGGCAGTTCCTCACGCTGTTCCATCACGAGGACGACGGCGAGCAGCCAGGCGGTCAGTTGTCCGGCGTCGACACCAGCAGCACGTAA